TTCTCTTCAATACTCGGGCGAATTATCTACAACCGGATAGAAACAAAGACAGGAGAGGCAATGAATCTTCATTTCCTGATCAATATCAGTTCAGATACGGAGAATCTCTACGGTGTCCGCTTTTTCAACTCATTTTTTGAGGACAGCGGCAGCTGCAATGTCACCCTCTTTCATATATCCCGACTGGACAGCAGTGATGGTTCACAGTCGCTTATGAAGATGTGGGAGGGACCTGGAGAAAAAAATATCAGCGGAGACCTGACCGTCGGGGCCAAAAAGGCACTGGATAAGGCGAGAAGATACCTGGAAGGCAATCAGGTGACAATAGAGCAGGTGAAAACCAAAAGCGTAAGGGAACGTTACGGTAAAGTAAGGGATATTCTGAGCGAAGGAAGGCAAGGTCTCTATGATGCCATTATCCTCGGACGCCGTGCCACCTATGCCTTGCAATGGCTTTATGAACGACCGGGAGACGAGATCGCTCAGGCTCTGATCCAGGAAACTTCCCTGAACTGCCCCTTATGGATCTGCAGCGAGCCGGAGGAAGGAAGAAAAAATGTGCTGCTCTGTGTTGATGGCTCGGAAGAGTCTTTACGGGCAGCCGACCATGTCGGTTATATTCTCAGCAGGGCCAGGCAGCATGGAGCAACGGTCTTTCATGTAACATCGGGCCCCAAGGCAGATGCCGAAAAGATTCTCGATCAGGCTGCGGATGTACTGCTTTCCCATGGTGTCGCAGAAGAGCGAATTCAAAGAAAAAGCAGCTGGGGAATGTCGACGGCAAACACCATTCTCGCTGAGAAAAACAGTGGACTTTATGCTGCCGTGGCTATCGGCCTGCATGCCCATAAAGAGACCAAAGGCATTCTGGGACAACAGGGAGGGATAACATCCAACCTGGTTAAAAAGATATCCAAAGCGGCATTATGGTGCTGCCCCTAAATCTGGAAAAAGCTCGATTTACCAGGCGTGATCTAGCTTACTAGTCCTTCATATACCGTTTCAGCTCTCTTCCAACGCGGCATCCAGTTCATCGATTTTTGTCTGCGCCTCCTCCCAGCGCTCATACCAACGCTGCAACCGGCGCTTGCAGTCCTCGTATTCCCTGCTGGTGGCAGACCAGGCGTCTTCATTCTTGTAGAGATCGGGATCCGCCATTTTCTCTTCGAGTTTTTCCTGGAGTTTCTCCAGCCTCTCAACCTGCGTTTCAGCTTCTGAAAGCTTTTTGGACCACGGGCCCAGCCTGCGGCTGCGTTCCTGTCTCTTCTGCGCCTCGAGTTTACGCTGTTCCTTCCTGCTGATTCCGTCGTTCTCTTCTCCGCCGGAAGTTTTTTGCGCGGCACCGTTCTGCGCCGCCTGCTGCTCTCCCCGCTCCCTGGCCTGCCTGTCAAGGTATTCAGCGACATTGCCCTGATGAAGTATTACTCCGCCATCCTTGACGACAATCACCTTGTTGATGAAGCTGTCGAGAAAATAGCGGTTATGCGAAACCACCACAACGGTTCCGTCATACTGCTGCATCGCTTCCTGAAGTACCTCCTGCGAACTCATATCGAGATGGTTGGTCGGTTCATCGAGCAGCATGCAGTTGGCAGGTTTAGCGATCATGGTGGCTAGCGCCAGCCTGCTCTTCTCGCCGCCTGAAAGAACCGACACCTTCTTGTCGACATCATCTCCCTGAAAAAGGAAAGCGCCGAGCAACGAGCGTGTCCGGGTAACGGTCATCTCCTCGCCGCTGGTTGCCATGGTCTCCAGTGCCGTAAATTCGGGATTCAGCTCCCTGGCCTGATGCTGACCGAAATAGGAGCGTTTGACATTGGCACCATATTTTATCTCTCCCTCATCATAATCGAGCTGACCGGCGAGGATACGCAGCAGGGTCGATTTGCCGGCCCCGTTAACACCGACCACTGCCACCTTGTCGCCGCGCTGCAGAAAAATATTAACATCCCGGAAGACCGTCTTGTCGTCATATCTCTTGCCGAGCCCCTCGACGAAGAGTACGTCCTTGCCGGACGGCGGTGCCGGAGGAAAAGAGAATCTGATCTGCTGCTCGTTTTCGGCAATTTCCAGCACATCCATCTTTTCCAGCTGTTTAACCCTGCTCTGAACCTGCTTGGCCTTTGTTGATTTGGCCCGGAACCTTTCAACAAACCGCATGGTCTGCCGAATCTTGGCCTGCTGGTTGTCGTAGGAGGCTTTTTCTATCTGCTGCCGCTCTTTTTTCTCCTCGAGGTAATAGGAGTAATTTCCCTTGTAAACCGTGAGATTGCCGAGGCTTATTTCCCAGGTCATATTGGTGGTTTTATCGAGGAAGGTCCGGTCATGGGAAATTATGATCATCGATCCCTGATAGTTTTTCAGAAAATCCTCGACCCAGGTCAGTGAATCAAGATCAAGATGGTTGGTAGGCTCATCAAGCAACAGCAACGAGGGGGCCTCGAGCAGCATTTTGGCAAGCATCAGGCGCATTATCCAGCCCCCGGAGAAGGAGGAAACAGGAGCATCCATATCCTCACTCTTGAATCCCAGGCCGTGCAGTACTTTCTCGATTTTTCCCTGGATGGCATAAATATCACTGCCGTCCAAGCGGTGCTGAAGCTCGCCCTGCCTCTGCAAAAGTGCTTGAAACTCCCCCGATTCAGGTGCCGCGGCGGCCAGCTTGCCGTTCATTTCTTCGGCTTCCCGCTGCAGTTCCAGGAGTTCGGAGAAGGCGGTTTTGGCCTCATCATACAGGCTGTTATCGGAGATAATGGCACTGCTTTCCTGGGGAAGATAGGAAACTGTAAAATGTTTCGAACGGCTGACCACGCCGTCGTCTGTTTCCATTTCTCCGGCCATTATCTTTAATAGGGTCGATTTTCCGGCACCATTCACTCCGACCAGACCTATACGGTTGCCCTGATGGACCCGGGCCGATATATTTTTAAACAGGTGTTTTTTGCCGTAGCGGGTATCGAGCTGATTAACAGACAACATAATGCATTTTTCCCCGTTCCATATTTTTATCCACCTTCACTTCCAATCTCTCATCCAGACCGAGTTCCTGCAAGCGCAGCCTGTTTGATTTTCTTGGACCATTAAACGATGACAGGTCCCTGGTGGATATGGTCACCTGCATCTTCTGCTCCGGAAACTTCAAGAGGAGCCGCCGCACCCTCATTAACCATTCTCTGGCAAGAACCAGCTCGCCGAAGGCAGGATGATAGGGTCCTGTGACAATACTCTCTTTTAAAGACGGTGAAGGCTGCAGTCCCATACGCACCACGCCGATACCGGCATCGAGAAACAATCCGCGGGCTCGGGCTGTCAGAATAACCGCCATATCAAGAGTCAGCGGCTGATACCTGCCCCTCTGATAGAGCACCGCAAGTCCGGAATCTTCGAGCACAAGCGCCGGGTATATCCTGACAAAATCGGGCCGCAGATCTATTACTTTGCTCACAGTTCTCAAAAAAGAGGTCCTGCTTTCCCGAGGCAGTCCCGGCATCAGTTGAATGCCGATTTGCATCCCTGCTTCTCTCAGATGAGTGACGGCTCCAACACAAGCCTGAGCATTGTGGCCCCGCAGGGAAGCGGAAAGCACCTCATCATCAAGAGACTGGACCCCCAGTTCGACAATACCGACACCATACTCCCTGAGAATATCGCAGATGTGTTTGTCAATGCAATCAGGCCTGGTGGAGAGACGTATCAGGTCGACCTTCGTATTCTGCCGCACCGTCTCCAGCATGGCAATCTGCTGCTCCACAGGAAGACAGGTAAAACTGCCTCCATAGAAAGCAAACTGGACCGGTTCTTTTTTCCTTTGGTAACTGCTCCAGAGGGTAATGGTATCCTCAATCTCCTTTTTCACATCTCCACAACCTCTGTTTTTGCCGGTAATCGAGTTTTGATTGCAAAACAGGCATTGATGAGGGCATCCCTGATGAGGAATAAAGTATGGAATAACAAAAGGCATAATGTTTAAATGTGATGGCGTCGTAAAAAGCCCGATCTCCCGCGTTGCAAGGTTTTTAGCAGGCCTTCGACATACTACCTGTATTGTCGAAGGCCTGCTAAAAACACTGCTCCTCGTATATCGAACTTTTTATCTAGCCATCTTAGAGCTTCGCGGCAACTTTTTATGAGGTTATCAAGTGCAAATGCCGAAATCATTTTGAAGAGCGGCCGCCGCCGCTTTCTGTTCCGCATCCTTTTTTGATCCGGCCGACCCTGTTCCCAACACCACATCTCTGAAAACTACCGCAACAGTAAATATTTTCTGGTGCGATGGCCCCTCCTCTCCGTCAAGACGGTATTGAGGCGCCTCGTTATATTTTTCCTGGAGTCTCTCCTGCAACGTACTCTTGGCATCACCCATGAGCAGCTCTTCTTTGTTTTCCGTGATTGCCGGGACAAAGAATCTCTCGACAACCTCGGTGACGGTATCGTAGCCGCTGTCTTCGAAAATGGCACCGATCACCGCTTCGTAGGCGCAGGACAGAATGGAAGATTTATTTCTGCCGTTGGAGGCTTCCTCGCCCTTGCCCAGATAAAGAAACCTGCCAAGTTCGACATCCCTGGCCATTGCGGCAAGATGGGTTTCATTGACCAGCGCTGCCCGAATTTTAGTGAGCTCACCTTCTCTCATTCCCGGAAAGAGATGAAAGAGTAGGTGGCCGACCGCAAGGTCGAGAACGGCATCTCCTAAAAATTCGAGGGTCTCGTTATTTTTACACACCTGCGACTGTTCAAAAGCGAAGGAAGAATGAATCAATGCTTTTTGCAACAGGCGCAGATCTGTAAAGCGATAGCCAAGCAGCTGCTCAAACTCGCCAAGCATAATTTTGTTCTGCTTGGCAAGCGAATTGATTTTCATGTCCATTGTGGTTATTTTTCCTCTTGTCAAAAAAGTAAAGTATGTTATAAGAGTGGCTTCACAAACGCAATATCATGGCGGCGTAGCCAAGTGGCTAAGGCAGTGGTCTGCAAAACCATTATTCATCAGTTCGACTCTGATCGCCGCCTCCATTCATAAAGCGGGCTGCAAACAATCATGTTTGCAGCCCGCTTTTTTTTTGCTCGTATCTAAAGTCTGGCGCAGCTGGGCCATGGCCCGGCAGGACCCTCAACCGGAGATACGTGTATAGCATTCTAAAGATAAGGGTGCAATATCTTTCAGTCACCCTCTCCGCTATCCCTCCAGTGGTACGCCCCAGATTTCTTCAGCATACTGGCGTATCGTCCGATCCGTTGAAAATTTCCCCATCCCGGCAACATTGAGGATGGCTTTTCTGGTCCAGTTCTCCCTGTCCAGAAAGGCGGTCTCGACCTTTTCCTGGCATTCCAGATAGGATTCAAAATCCCGCATGACCAGATATGGATCGTGTTTATCGAGCAGCGAATCCACCAATGGCTTGAAAAGCTCCCTGTCTCCTCCGCTGAAGACGCCGTTGCTCAAGGCTTCGATGACCGCTCCGATATCCGGACGATGTTCGCAGATTTCGTGTGGAGTGCGACCCGGATTGAGCCGTTCATATTCGGCTTCATCGGCATTCAGGCCGAAAATGAAAAAGTTTTCAACGCCCACCTCTTCACGGATCTCGATGTTGGCGCCATCGAGTGTTCCGATGGTCAATGCCCCGTTGAGTGAAAATTTCATATTACCGGTACCGGAAGCCTCGGTTCCGGCAGTGGAAATCTGTTCAGACAGGTCCGCGGCCGGCATAATGATCTCTGCCTGGGATACATTATAATTAGGTAGAAAGACTACTTTGAGTTTGTTTTTTATACGGGGATCATGATTGACCATTGCCGCTATGGAGGTAATAAGCTTGATAATTCTCTTGGCCTTCCAATACGTCGGCGCCGCTTTTCCGGCAAAGATGACGGTGCGCGCAGGAGTCTCATCATCAGCTCGGCGCACCAGCCTCTGATAAAGATGAATCACATGCAGGGCGTTGAGCAGCTGTCGTTTATACTCGTGAATTCTTTTTACCTGCACATCGAACATGGTTTCCGGCTGCACCGTGATTAAGCATTTTTCATTGATATATTCAGCCAGACGAGCCTTGTTGTCCAGCTTCACCTTTTCCCAGGTTGAGCGAAACTGCTTATCCTCGACATATCCTTCTATGGCGTGCAGTTTATTGAGGTCTGTGATCCAGCCCTCGCCTATGCGACTGCTGATCAGCTCCGCCAGTTTGGGATTACACTGCAGCAGCCAGCGGCGGGGGGTTATTCCATTTGTTTTCGAGTTGAATTTTGTGGGATAAAGATTATCGAAGTTTTTAAAGATTTTTTCTTTCAGGAGCTTGGTATGCAGCTCCGCCACTCCGTTGACGGAGTGGCTGCCGATAATGGCAAGATGCGCCATCCGCACCATTTTTACATGCCCTTCCTCGATTATCGACATATCCTGCAGCTTATGATTGTCACCCGGAAATTTCAGACCTATAAGATCGAGAAAACGTTTGTTGATCTCGTAGATAATTTCCAGATGACGGGGGAGAACATGCCCCATAAGCTCAACACTCCATTTTTCCAGGGCCTCCGGCATCAACGTATGGTTGGTGTAGGCAAAGGTCCGCACCGAAATATCCCAGGCCTTATCCCAGCTCAGCCCCTCGTCGTCAAGCAGCAGCCGCATCAGTTCCGGGATGGCTATGGCCGGATGGGTATCATTCAACTGCACGGCCACCAGGTCGGGAAATTTATCGAATGTCGTGTTCTTCTTGCGATAGCGCCTGAGAATATCCTGAAAGGTAGCGGCCACGAAAAAGTATTGCTGCCTGAGCCGCAATTCCTGGCCGGCGAAATTGTGATCCGGCGGATAGAGTACCTTCGATATTGTCTCCGAGCTCACCTTCGATTCGACCGCACCGATATAATCTCCCCTGCTGAAATATTTGAGATCCAGCTCCCTCGAAGCCCGGGCTGTCCAGAGCCGCATGTTGATAACATGATCGTTGCCGTATCCGGGCACCAGCATGTCGCAGGGAACGGCCATGACATCCTTGGTATCTATCCACTCCGAGCGATTGTGGCCCTTCTGGTCCTTATAGGTCCGCACCTTGCCATAAAATTTCACGGAAAATACCGGTAAATGACGACGAAATTCCCAGGGAGTTCCATAGCGAAGCCAGTTATCCGGGCTCTCGACCTGGTAACCGTCGATAAGCTGCTGCAGAAAAAGTCCGTACTCATAGCGAATTCCGTAGCCATAAGCCGGAATCTTCAAAGTAGCAATGGAGTCCATGAAGCAGGCGGCCAGACGTCCCAAACCCCCATTACCGAGAGCCGCATCCTCTTCCTCTTCCAGAATTTCCTCGAGAGTGCAGCCCATGCTCTGCAAAGCATCCTCCACCTCGTTGCGGATTCCCAGATTGAGGAGACAGTTATCCATTGATCTGCCGATGAGGAACTCCAGAGAAAGGTAATAGACCCTCTTCTTTTCCTTGGCATAAAAGGTCTTCTGCGTATCGATCCATTTTTTTACCATGATATCGCGAATGGTATAGGCCAGGGCCTTACTGATATCATTTGGTCCGGACCGTTCGGGGTCTCTGCCCTGAAAACTTAAAAGATGATGAATTATACTGCTTTTGATAGAATCCCCGGCATGATCATCAAATGTCTTCGGCCAGGCACGATCGATCTCAGCGGCCGGAATGGTCCCATCTTTTTGCACATCCATACTTTTTTCTCCCTTTTTCAAAAACTGATAGAGCCGTCGGCGGGAACCGGCTGCATCACAGTTCTTCTCTATGTAATTGGATTTTTTAGATGCTCCACTACACTTTTGACAAAGACGACCTATAATTAGTAGTTCACAGATTATAGCTACACGTAACTATTCAGCAGCACACCCGGAGTCGGAGTTTATACCCGTCAGGGTGCTTACCTCTAACCCAGCTGAGCTGGATAAGTACCTTGGCCACATATGTAAGTTGACGTCTTTTAAGACAGTTTCCATTTTCTCGTTTTATGTTTCGTTTTTTGGGAAGTAAGGTACTAAACAGTTACAGACAGGTGGTTGGCCAAATAATACGGATCAGCCTGAATATTTACAGCTACACGTTATCCACTGTTCTTCATTTTGTGAATGCAATATATTCACAGATGTGCCACAATGTGGCATAACAGAATGGACGAGGGATACATAACGATATCCATCATCTTACCACTCAAGGAAAACCCATGTCCAACACAAAGCCAGCAAAGAAAGCACCTGGGAAAGATTCTGTAATTATTTATATTGTTTTGGCATTTGTTGCCGGATTTATCAGTGGCGCCGCTTTTGCGGTTTACAAAACCGTACCATCCGACACTCCGGCCGTCACCGGGCAATCACAGATAGCCGAAGAGCAGGCCCAGCACATAGCTCATCTGGAAGAAGATGTTGCCGCCGATCCCGAGAACTTCCAGGCCTGGGCCCAGCTGGGCAACCTCTACTTCGATACCTCCCAGTACGAGAAGGCCGTCAATGCCTATCAGCGGTCGCTGGAGTTCCAACCGGATAATCCCGATGTCTGGACTGATCTGGGGGTTATGTATCGACGCAACAAACAGCCGGATAAAGCCATTGAAGCTTTCAACCAGGCTATTGAAGTTGACCCCAGCCACGAGATTTCCCGGATCAACAAGGGAATTGTTCTTCTCTACGATCTCAATGACCCTCAGGGGGCCATTACTTCATGGGAAAATCTTCTCAAAATCAATCCGGGGGCCACAACGGGCAGCGGAAACTCCATCCGGGAATTCGTTGATCAACTCAAGCAGGATATGGAAAAACAGGAGCAGTAATTTACACAGTCAATGTAACAGGAGAGGACATATGAAATTCGAGACCCAGGCCCTTCATGCCGGTCATACTGTTGACAGGGAAACCCTGTCACGTGCGGTGCCCGTTTATCGCACCAGTTCCTATGTTTTTAAAGATACGGAGCATGCCGCCAGGCTT
This window of the Desulfopila inferna genome carries:
- a CDS encoding elongator complex protein 3, giving the protein MPFVIPYFIPHQGCPHQCLFCNQNSITGKNRGCGDVKKEIEDTITLWSSYQRKKEPVQFAFYGGSFTCLPVEQQIAMLETVRQNTKVDLIRLSTRPDCIDKHICDILREYGVGIVELGVQSLDDEVLSASLRGHNAQACVGAVTHLREAGMQIGIQLMPGLPRESRTSFLRTVSKVIDLRPDFVRIYPALVLEDSGLAVLYQRGRYQPLTLDMAVILTARARGLFLDAGIGVVRMGLQPSPSLKESIVTGPYHPAFGELVLAREWLMRVRRLLLKFPEQKMQVTISTRDLSSFNGPRKSNRLRLQELGLDERLEVKVDKNMERGKMHYVVC
- a CDS encoding tetratricopeptide repeat protein, which translates into the protein MSNTKPAKKAPGKDSVIIYIVLAFVAGFISGAAFAVYKTVPSDTPAVTGQSQIAEEQAQHIAHLEEDVAADPENFQAWAQLGNLYFDTSQYEKAVNAYQRSLEFQPDNPDVWTDLGVMYRRNKQPDKAIEAFNQAIEVDPSHEISRINKGIVLLYDLNDPQGAITSWENLLKINPGATTGSGNSIREFVDQLKQDMEKQEQ
- the rnc gene encoding ribonuclease III, which gives rise to MDMKINSLAKQNKIMLGEFEQLLGYRFTDLRLLQKALIHSSFAFEQSQVCKNNETLEFLGDAVLDLAVGHLLFHLFPGMREGELTKIRAALVNETHLAAMARDVELGRFLYLGKGEEASNGRNKSSILSCAYEAVIGAIFEDSGYDTVTEVVERFFVPAITENKEELLMGDAKSTLQERLQEKYNEAPQYRLDGEEGPSHQKIFTVAVVFRDVVLGTGSAGSKKDAEQKAAAAALQNDFGICT
- a CDS encoding ABC-F family ATP-binding cassette domain-containing protein, producing MLSVNQLDTRYGKKHLFKNISARVHQGNRIGLVGVNGAGKSTLLKIMAGEMETDDGVVSRSKHFTVSYLPQESSAIISDNSLYDEAKTAFSELLELQREAEEMNGKLAAAAPESGEFQALLQRQGELQHRLDGSDIYAIQGKIEKVLHGLGFKSEDMDAPVSSFSGGWIMRLMLAKMLLEAPSLLLLDEPTNHLDLDSLTWVEDFLKNYQGSMIIISHDRTFLDKTTNMTWEISLGNLTVYKGNYSYYLEEKKERQQIEKASYDNQQAKIRQTMRFVERFRAKSTKAKQVQSRVKQLEKMDVLEIAENEQQIRFSFPPAPPSGKDVLFVEGLGKRYDDKTVFRDVNIFLQRGDKVAVVGVNGAGKSTLLRILAGQLDYDEGEIKYGANVKRSYFGQHQARELNPEFTALETMATSGEEMTVTRTRSLLGAFLFQGDDVDKKVSVLSGGEKSRLALATMIAKPANCMLLDEPTNHLDMSSQEVLQEAMQQYDGTVVVVSHNRYFLDSFINKVIVVKDGGVILHQGNVAEYLDRQARERGEQQAAQNGAAQKTSGGEENDGISRKEQRKLEAQKRQERSRRLGPWSKKLSEAETQVERLEKLQEKLEEKMADPDLYKNEDAWSATSREYEDCKRRLQRWYERWEEAQTKIDELDAALEES
- a CDS encoding glycogen/starch/alpha-glucan phosphorylase → MDVQKDGTIPAAEIDRAWPKTFDDHAGDSIKSSIIHHLLSFQGRDPERSGPNDISKALAYTIRDIMVKKWIDTQKTFYAKEKKRVYYLSLEFLIGRSMDNCLLNLGIRNEVEDALQSMGCTLEEILEEEEDAALGNGGLGRLAACFMDSIATLKIPAYGYGIRYEYGLFLQQLIDGYQVESPDNWLRYGTPWEFRRHLPVFSVKFYGKVRTYKDQKGHNRSEWIDTKDVMAVPCDMLVPGYGNDHVINMRLWTARASRELDLKYFSRGDYIGAVESKVSSETISKVLYPPDHNFAGQELRLRQQYFFVAATFQDILRRYRKKNTTFDKFPDLVAVQLNDTHPAIAIPELMRLLLDDEGLSWDKAWDISVRTFAYTNHTLMPEALEKWSVELMGHVLPRHLEIIYEINKRFLDLIGLKFPGDNHKLQDMSIIEEGHVKMVRMAHLAIIGSHSVNGVAELHTKLLKEKIFKNFDNLYPTKFNSKTNGITPRRWLLQCNPKLAELISSRIGEGWITDLNKLHAIEGYVEDKQFRSTWEKVKLDNKARLAEYINEKCLITVQPETMFDVQVKRIHEYKRQLLNALHVIHLYQRLVRRADDETPARTVIFAGKAAPTYWKAKRIIKLITSIAAMVNHDPRIKNKLKVVFLPNYNVSQAEIIMPAADLSEQISTAGTEASGTGNMKFSLNGALTIGTLDGANIEIREEVGVENFFIFGLNADEAEYERLNPGRTPHEICEHRPDIGAVIEALSNGVFSGGDRELFKPLVDSLLDKHDPYLVMRDFESYLECQEKVETAFLDRENWTRKAILNVAGMGKFSTDRTIRQYAEEIWGVPLEG
- a CDS encoding universal stress protein — translated: MNLHFLINISSDTENLYGVRFFNSFFEDSGSCNVTLFHISRLDSSDGSQSLMKMWEGPGEKNISGDLTVGAKKALDKARRYLEGNQVTIEQVKTKSVRERYGKVRDILSEGRQGLYDAIILGRRATYALQWLYERPGDEIAQALIQETSLNCPLWICSEPEEGRKNVLLCVDGSEESLRAADHVGYILSRARQHGATVFHVTSGPKADAEKILDQAADVLLSHGVAEERIQRKSSWGMSTANTILAEKNSGLYAAVAIGLHAHKETKGILGQQGGITSNLVKKISKAALWCCP